The proteins below are encoded in one region of Engraulis encrasicolus isolate BLACKSEA-1 chromosome 1, IST_EnEncr_1.0, whole genome shotgun sequence:
- the LOC134455446 gene encoding uncharacterized protein LOC134455446 → MELNCELEVEDLEEEVNMEEDPGGMADFEEDVGSRREIKMEEDTSSSSRQDIMKTEEGICPRWEMKVEEEAVAIADGMTTTPVVDVKIEDSDHLHMYSTELKQEVKEEEGRKPFVADHVKPEDTCIRPIDSTAEISVTLKEKEDMMGQEEEEEEEEEDGGTWPSEEPAGEPLHNVHTLTSDSLSMKQPNDARKSPAKRRKGKCRQCIKCGMTFKLNNLRTHQKTCAGKKFQCDLCEKAFGTKSSLVKHQRFSQCTAAAETPYQCTAAAETPYQCTTCGKFSGKDSGNQDDATTDKPSCGCSRNIADASHRLAHIANFRPIKPKVVVPQAVVAQTQNLTLVNPHNGVGAQSESQAQNLTFINPADGVRVDTQSGLHMLIIVPRKDTAFPVVAAAAAAESPGRLVAEGTPSRAVAEGNSRLVAKAPGRRLVAEVPAGRSVAEVPDGGHSSRPLPMAVCDKAEKDVDFFLKFNFLNLSFEQQLRVLERGRPTPDVSITQTKSTGVRTFNKQHFTKTEWLTASPTTSKLFCWPCLLFDKLAGNPWVYGGYADMVNLGRAIERHEKSRAHIVATMKLKVFGKERGEVDQEAEQSRSKQHNAQVSKNREVLKRFISVVIFLAKQGIPFQRLRDYDSDEDEEEDEEDDDDDDEDGVRSRDRRKSSLIRKRMSNHDNYTGLVHLLAEMDEPLAAHLDASSPWATEFVGASSVAVQRELIRSVATVIQREVDAAISTAPFIAVQMDDFFEVTGVTGQLSVIIRHVDQRGAVCERFLSLTDLVCNDKERFADAQAISAAILAAVEVYEPAAKLICLSHDGTSCMTSGLKGGTVGQRPVRVQALVKESCPHVQVLHCYAHELTQVLAQALSALLRPVSLFFGQLEGFLNFFSVSHDRAALLREVDPSLVDIDVCEESDGETSGDSRLTVRLGDFKRRAVHVVSEGRDALLDVLERVLRQPGRDTDSIWRSSVLLDYLDSFDFLFLLQTFKKVFDIVAPLVEELKHSEANQQGWTPPRQVGAVCAKLTGTLRTAESFQAVFSLTKEMVDSPSDCDDDDGYDDDDRRRKKPSQDNSSKAVKAADSSAIQGSSIKIEEAAGSSQDASKTPEAAGAGTVQGSSTEAAVSSQDSSKTAGAAVSSPAQGSSGKTTDSQGSSGKTKEAAESRQDSSSKTTVAANSSQVSRKIVEAVDSGQGCGSSKATDSSKSVEDSQVQGSSIKATDSQGSCSSLKRGWQGNSSSSKSGKATAKASGVDRYQCLFFQVIDGTVSLLRERFADAKSLRFFPLLDHTRFADYNGRDGFPDFELKKLLDVYPSLFDQSRLRNELLALYDNAAYHKRPGDLLRRLIDDQLLTTLPEVTRLCQLVLTFPVRAPSTPSGLPSASCLERLESYLRKTTSSSAPSGDLEEDSCCGDLCKIAMGTAVIESLEMKNQLNDRVIDHFATATSSSMPLLYE, encoded by the exons ATGG AATTGAACTGTGAGTTGGAGGTGGAAGATTTGGAAGAGGAAGTAAACATGGAAGAAGATCCTGGTGGCATGGCTGATTTTGAAGAGGACGTTGGCTCAAGACGAGAGATAAAAATGGAAGAAGACACCAGCTCAAG CTCAAGACAAGACATAATGAAAACGGAAGAAGGCATTTGCCCAAGATGGGAGATGAAAGTGGAGGAAGAGGCGGTTGCCATTGCTGATGGTATGACCACAACACCTGTGGTGGATGTCAAAATAGAAGACTCAGATCATCTACATATGTATTCAACAG agttgaaacaggaagtgaaagaAGAAGAGGGACGAAAGCCTTTTGTTGCGGACCACGTCAAACCAGAAGACACCTGTATTCGCCCCATCGATTCCACAG CAGAGATCTCTGTAACATTAAAAGAGAAGGAGGATATGATGgggcaagaagaggaggaggaagaggaagaggaagatggaggaacgTGGCCTTCAGAGGAGCCAGCAGGGGAACCTCTCCACAATGTCCATACTCTTACAA GTGATTCACTAAGCATGAAGCAACCCAACGACGCACGCAAATCTCCGgcgaaaagaagaaaaggaaagtgTCGCCAGTGCATAAAATGCGGCATGACATTTAAACTGAACAATTTACGGACGCATCAAAAAACTTGCGCCGGGAAGAAATTCCAGTGTGATTTGTGTGAAAAGGCCTTTGGAACGAAGAGTTCCCTCGTGAAGCACCAGAGATTCAGTCAGTGCACGGCAGCAGCAGAGACACCATATCAGTGCACCGCAGCAGCAGAGACACCATATCAGTGCACCACATGTGGAAAGTTCTCGGGGAAAGACAGTGGAAATCAGGACGATGCCACCACAGATAAGCCGTCATGTGGATGTTCGAGGAACATTGCAGACGCCAGTCACCGGCTCGCGCACATTGCAAACTTCAGACCAATCAAGCCCAAAGTTGTTGTTCCTCAAGCTGTAGTAGCACAAACTCAAAATCTCACTTTAGTCAACCCACACAATGGTGTCGGTGCCCAGTCCGAGTCGCAGGCTCAAAACCTGACTTTCATCAACCCGGCTGACGGCGTCAGGGTTGACACCCAATCCGGATTACACATGCTGATTATTGTACCCCGAAAGGACACCGCTTTCCCTGTTgtggctgctgccgccgccgcagaGAGTCCAGGTCGTTTGGTTGCCGAGGGAACCCCCAGTCGTGCTGTTGCTGAGGGCAACAGTCGTTTGGTTGCTAAGGCCCCTGGTCGTCGTTTGGTTGCCGAGGTTCCCGCGGGTCGTTCTGTTGCCGAGGTTCCTGACGGCGGCCATTCGTCAAGGCCATTGCCCATGGCCGTCTGCGACAAAGCCGAAAAGGACGTGGATTTCTTCTTGAAATTCAATTTCCTGAATTTGTCTTTCGAGCAGCAGCTCCGGGTGTTG GAGAGGGGCCGGCCGACGCCTGACGTCAGCATCACGCAGACGAAATCCACCGGAGTGCGGACGTTCAACAAGCAGCACTTCACCAAAACAGAGTGGCTCACTGCCAGCCCCACCACCTccaag CTGTTCTGCTGGCCGTGTCTGCTGTTTGACAAGTTGGCGGGCAACCCCTGGGTCTATGGTGGTTATGCTGACATGGTGAATTTGGGCCGGGCCATTGAGAGACACGAGAAGTCCAGAGCACACATAGTGGCCACAATGAAG CTGAAGGTGTTTGgcaaggagaggggggaggtcGACCAGGAGGCTGAGCAGAGTCGCTCCAAGCAGCACAACGCCCAGGTGTCCAAGAACAGAGAGGTGCTGAAGAGATTCATCTCCGTAGTAATATTCCTGGCCAAACAAGGGATTCCCTTTCAAAGACTCCGCGACTACGACagcgatgaggatgaggaagaagatgaagaggatgatgatgatgatgatgaggatggcgTGCGTAGCAGAGACAGAAGGAAAAG TAGCCTGATCAGGAAGAGGATGAGTAACCATGACAACTACACCGGGCTGGTCCACTTGCTGGCGGAAATGGATGAGCCTCTCGCTGCTCACCTGGACGCCTCGTCTCCGTGGGCGACGGAGTTCGTGGGGGCGTCGAGCGTGGCGGTGCAGCGCGAGCTGATCAGGTCCGTCGCCACGGTGATCCAGAGGGAGGTGGACGCCGCCATCAGCACCGCGCCCTTCATAGCGGTGCAGATGGACGACTTCTTCGAAGTCACTGGGGTCACAG gtcagcTGAGCGTCATCATTCGTCACGTCGACCAGAGGGGCGCTGTCTGCGAGAG GTTCCTCAGCTTGACTGACCTCGTCTGCAATGACAAAGAGCGTTTCGCGGATGCCCAGGCGATCTCTGCGGCGATCCTCGCGGCCGTGGAAGTGTACGAGCCTGCGGCGAAGCTCATCTGCCTATCGCACGACGGGACTAGCTGCATGACGAGTGGCCTGAAAGGCGGCACAGT GGGCCAGAGGCCGGTCCGCGTCCAGGCCCTGGTGAAGGAGAGCTGCCCCCATGTCCAGGTGCTGCACTGTTACGCCCACGAGCTGACACAG GTGTTGGCCCAGGCTCTGTCCGCCCTGCTTCGGCCAGTCAGCCTCTTCTTCGGACAGCTGGAGGGATTCCTGAACTTCTTCTCTGTCTCGCATGATCGCGCAGCTTTGCTCAGGGAGGTCGACCCGTCACTTGTGGACATCGATGTGTGCGAAGAGAGCGACGGCGAAACCtctggag acTCCCGATTGACAGTTCGTCTTGGGGATTTCAAGCGGCGTGCGGTGCATGTGGTCAGCGAGGGGCGTGACGCGCTGCTCGACGTGTTGGAGCGCGTCCTACGGCAGCCCGGCCGGGACACGGACTCCATCTGGCGCAGCTCCGTACTACTGGACTACCTCGACAGCTTTGacttcctcttcctgctccagACGTTTAAGAAG GTCTTTGACATCGTGGCGCCTCTAGTGGAGGAGCTAAAGCACTCTGAGGCCAATCAGCAGGGCTGGACGCCGCCGCGACAGGTCGGAGCCGTGTGCGCGAAGCTCACCGGCACACTTCGCACCGCAGAGAGCTTCCAAGCCGTCTTCAGTCTCACAAAGGAGATGGTGGACTCCCCTAGCGACTGTGACGATGACGATGGCTATGACGATGACGACAGGCGCCGCAAGAAGCCCAGTCAAGACAATAGTAGCAAGGCTGTGAAGGCAGCAGACTCAAGTGCAATTCAGGGCAGTAGTATCAAGATCGAGGAGGCAGCGGGTTCCAGTCAAGACGCTAGCAAGACTCCAGAGGCAGCAGGGGCAGGTACGGTTCAGGGTAGTAGTACGGAGGCAGCAGTGTCCAGTCAAGACAGTAGCAAGACCGCAGGGGCAGCAGTGTCAAGTCCGGCTCAGGGCAGTAGTGGCAAAACCACGGATAGCCAGGGCAGTAGTGGCAAGACCAAAGAGGCAGCAGAGTCACGTCAAGACAGCAGCAGCAAGACCACAGTGGCGGCTAATTCCAGTCAGGTTAGTAGAAAGATTGTGGAGGCAGTAGACTCAGGACAGGGCTGTGGTAGTAGCAAGGCCACAGACAGTAGTAAGAGTGTGGAGGACAGTCAGGTGCAGGGGAGTAGTATCAAAGCCACAGACAGTCAGGGCAGTTGTAGCAGCCTCAAGAGGGGTTGGCAGGGCAATAGCAGCAGTAGCAAGAGCGGCAAGGCCACCGCAAAGGCATCTGGAGTGGACCGGTACCAGTGCCTCTTCTTCCAGGTCATCGACGGCACAGTGTCGCTGCTGAGGGAAAGGTTCGCCGACGCCAAGAGCCTGCGGTTCTTCCCCCTCCTGGACCACACACGCTTTGCTGACTATAACGGGAGGGACGG gTTCCCCGATTTTGAACTAAAGAAGCTGCTGGACGTTTACCCTTCGCTGTTTGACCAGTCCAGGCTGCGTAATGAGCTCCTGGCTCTCTACGACAACGCTGCCTACCACAAACGGCCAGGAGACCTGCTACGCCGCCTCATAGACGACCAGCTGCTCACCACCCTCCCGGAG GTGACGCGGCTCTGCCAGCTCGTGCTGACGTTCCCCGTCAGAGCCCCGTCTACGCCAAGCGGGTTGCCGTCGGCGTCTTGTCTGGAGAGATTAGAGTCGTACCTGCGCAAAACGACGTCGTCATCGGCGCCCTCTGGAGACCTGGAGGAGGATAGCTGCTGCGGCGACCTGTGCAAGATCGCCATGGGGACGGCCGTGATAGAGTCGCTGGAGATGAAGAACCAACTGAATGACCGAGTCATTGATCACTTCGCCACGGCAACAAGTAGCTCAATGCCCCTACTGTACGAGTAG